The following is a genomic window from Candidatus Moraniibacteriota bacterium.
TCAACATGTCGGAAGCACGGCTATTCCTGACATACTGGCAAAACCGATTATTGACATAGCTGTAGTAGTTCCGACTTTGGAGAAGGCTGAGTTCTATCAGGAAAAGTTGAGAGAAATAGGCTATGATCTGAAGGAAAATGATACAAGAGCAGAAAGATTATTTTTCACAAAAGGACCCGAGAACAACAGAACGCACTATCTTCATTTGGGCGAGTTGAAGGGCGTCTATGTGCAAGATATGATCTTGTTTAGAGATTACCTTTGTAGATATAAAAATTTTGCAGAAGATTATGTATCGCTCAAGAAAGATTTGACTGAGAGGTATCGAGACAGGAGATATGATTATACCGCAGGCAAAGAGAGCTTCGTCAAGAGGGTAATTAAATTGGCAAGAGAGTCTAAATTAATAGATTTCCATGAGAAGAGGTAAGAAACAGGAATTTGGTGCGAAAGAGATTGTTCCGGTGCTTGTGCGGATACAGCCGTCGCCGAAGTATGGCGGGGTGGGAGTGTTTGC
Proteins encoded in this region:
- a CDS encoding GrpB family protein, which codes for MLGLKRGTVKLVEYNPKWKQGFSREAETIRDVLEQDCIDIQHVGSTAIPDILAKPIIDIAVVVPTLEKAEFYQEKLREIGYDLKENDTRAERLFFTKGPENNRTHYLHLGELKGVYVQDMILFRDYLCRYKNFAEDYVSLKKDLTERYRDRRYDYTAGKESFVKRVIKLARESKLIDFHEKR